The sequence ATTAACAATGACACGAATCACTTTGCCGAATGCTAAACAAGTAGCAAGAAACAAACCAGCATTTGAGAAAAAAATAACAACAAAGCAAAAACCAAAGCACCAAAAAGCCAAACGTGTAAATGAAGAAATCACAAAAGTTTATTTCAATGGCGGTAAAAAAAAGAAATTACGAGCGCTTGATTTTGTAGGAACCATTTCAAAAATAGAAGGCATTTCATCAGAAGACATAGGAATTATTACGATTCAAGAGAATGTGACTTATGTTGATATTCTAAACGGAAAAGGTCAACTAGTTATTCAAGCAATGAAAGAACGAACAATCAAAGGCAAGCAATTAAAAGTACATGTAGCAAGAAAAAAATAATATAATAAGAAACATAAATCAAGGAAGGTTGAGATATGTTTCTTTTTCTTTGCTTAAAATTGATAGAAAGTCCATTTTCTATTTATTATAATACTCTAAATTTTGTTTAAGAAGCGAAAAATAAACGCAAACAAAGTGAGTAAACGAGGTAAAATAAAAGAACACTGTTCTTTGAAAGTCTGTGTATAAAGTCAGATTTTTTAACAGAGATAAATAGAAAAACCCACTTTGGAGATAAGGTAGAATGAAAAAAATAAAAGACCTAATTAATAGTCGTAATCTTTCAACAACTAAAAATCGAAAACGAGTTGGCGTGATTGTTTTGTTTCTAGCCGTTTTGATTTTTTTACTCTTTACAATTCGATTATCCTATATTCTGATTACTGGCAAAGTTGCTGGAACGTCTCTTTCTGAAAAGACGAAAGAGCTGTATGAGGTTCATGAGACATTAGACGCAAAACGAGGATCGATTTTTGATAAAGATGGTAATGTCCTAGTCGAAGATTCGAGCGCATTTTCGTTATACGCTATTTTAGATGAAAACTATACCGATTTAGAAGGTAAAAAACTATACGTCCAAGAAAAAGATTGGGCAACAATTGCTGAAATTTTTGAAAAACATGTAAAAATAGAGAAAGAGATGACCTTGAAACAATTAAAACCGAGTGTAAATGAAGCCGGAGAGACAGTTACAACAGTTGAATTTGGTACAAATGGGAAAAATTTAAGTTTTGAAACAAAAAGAAGTATTGAAGAAGAGCTGGCAAAGCAAAAAATTTCAGGTATTTATTTTAGAGAAGAGAAAAAGCGTGCCTATCAAGTTGGTAATTTCGCTTCATATTTTATCGGTTATACCAACACAGACGACCAAGGAAATGAACATGGGGTCATGGGGATCGAAGAAGCTTATGATGAAAAGCTATCTGGTAAAAATGGCTCTCGTAGTTATGAGAAAAACTCTGCATTCGGTGATGTAAAACCAGGAAGTGTAAAAGAAAAAAAACGTGTCGATGGAAGTGATATATACACCACGTTAGATAGCAATTTACAGTTTTATCTGGAAGAGTTATTAGACGATGCTGCACAAAAATACCAACCAGAGCATATCACAGCCACTTTGATGGAAGCAAAAACGGGGAATATACTAGCAACCTCTCAACGTCCATCTTTTGAATTAGACACAAGAAAAGGGTTAGATGACCCAAACACTGCTCGTTGGAGTAATATTTTGGTAGAAGATGTTTATGAACCAGGTTCGACAATGAAAAGCATGATGGTCGCAAGTGCAATTGAAGAAAATAAGTTTAACGAAAGTGAACAGTTTCCCTCAGGAAGTATCAAAGTCGATGATGCCACAATCAATGATTGGAATAATGGTGTTGGAGAAGGAAATATGACATTTAGACAAGGTCTAGCTTGGTCAAGTAATGTCGGAATGGTGACACTTCAAGAGCGGATGCCTGATTTGTGGCAAGAGTATCTTAAGAAATTTGGTTTTGGTCAAAGCACGAATTTTGGTTTAGCTGGTGAGGCTGCTGGAGAAATACAGAATAAAACAACAGTAGACAGAGCAATGACCTCGTATGGTCAAGGAATCTCTGTTACTCACTTGCAAATGCTTCAGGCTTATACGGCAATTGCTAACGGTGGGAAAATGCTGAAACCTACTATTGTTAGTAAAGTTGTTTCTTCAAATGGGGAGGAAACAATCACTCAACCTGAAACAGTTGGAACACCAATTTCAAGTGAAACTGCGGGGAAAGTCTTGGAATATATGAAAGATGTGACAGTGGATCCTAAGTATGGTATGGGAAAAGAATATGCGATAGATGGAATAAATGTCTCAGCTAAAACAGGGACAGCAGAATTTTTTGAAAATGGTGCATATCAAAAACAAGAATATTTACATTCTGTGGTAACGATCACCCCAACTGAAGATCCTAAATATATCTTTTATATGACACTTAAAAAACCATTGTTGGAAGGTATATCGGCAAATGACATTATTTCTAATGTTTCTAATAATTTAGTCAAGCGAGCAATGGTTGCTCGTGATTAAAAATAGGCCGAGACAAAAGCTTATTTCCGAAGGAGCTGCTTTTTTCTCGCCGTTTATTCGGATTTAGAGCGCGAAACAAAACTGTTCTTTAGTTTTGTTTTGCGCTCTTTAATGTTTCCAGTAATTGCTCATCTGGCGTTACATAAATCGTTTTTTGATTTTCATAAATAACATATCCTGGTTTAGCACCATTCGGTTTATGAACATGTTTTACTTGAACATAATCAACAGGAACTTGGGCAGATAAACGATATTTAGAGTAATAGGCAGCAAGATTGGCAGCTTCCAACAAAGTTTCCTTGGAAGGATCAGTATCTTTAATGATTACATGAGAGCCAGGAATATCTTTTGCATGCAACCAAATATCCGTTTTTTTAGCCGTTCTAAGTGTGAGCTGATCATTTTGTAGATTGTTGCGGCCTACAAGAATCAGGCTACCGTCAGTTGAATAGAATTCTTCTGGTTTACTTTTCTTTGGTTGTTTCTGTTTTTTTGCACCGCGATTTTTAACATACCCTTGCTCGATCAATTCCTCACGAATCATTTGAATATCCATCGGACCTGCAATTTCCAATTGTGACAAAACAGATTCTAAATAGCCGATTTCTTGATTGGCTTGTTCGATTTGACCATGAACAACTTTCACTGCATTTTTTAGTTTTTGATATTTTTGAAAGTATTTTTGAGCATTTTGATTTGGTGTAAGGGCTGGATTTAGTTTAATTTTTAGTAAATGATCTTCTTCGTAGTAATTTGGCAATTCAACGAATTCAGCACCTTTTGGTACTTGAGCCATAAACGTTGTTAGAAGCTCACCGTCACGACGATAGTTTTCTGCATGTTCGGTGTCTGCTAATGTTTGCTGAAGTTTTACAACTTTGCTTTGGTTTCGTTTAAGCTCATTTTCAATTTTATGGATCAGCTCTCCGCCTTGTTGCTTAACGCGGTCTTTTTCAGCTTTTCCGCCATAAAATGTATCTAACAGTTTGCTAAGATTTACAAAATTTTCTTGTTTTCCTTCAAGAGATGAGAAGGGAAGGGGCGTAAAAAATTCTTTTTTCTCTGTTATTGTTAAAGTTGGTGCGAGTTCATTTTCTATAGAAGACCAAAATGACTGCCATACAAGCATTTTTTCATTAGGTCGTTCATTTAAACGAAAGGCTATCTCGTCTGCGGTGTCTTTACCTAGACCTTGAAATTGACCTTGTAAATACTTTCCATTTATTTCACTTGTTTTTGAAAGGATTTCAAAAACTTTTTCTTTACTTGCTAAAAATGGATTTTGCAGATCTTGTTTTGGTGGGTCAATGTATTCAACACCAGGCAGTAAAGAACGATAACTGTTTTGAGAGCTACCAATATGTTTGATCGCATCCAAAATTTTGCCATTTTCTTTGTTTATCAAAACGATCGTACTGTGTCTACCCATAAGTTCAACGATAAGAACGATATTTTGCAGATCACCTAGTTCATCTCTTTTGGTGAAAGTAAAGTGGATCACTCGATCATTATCGATTTGATGAATCTTTTCTAAAATGGCACCTTCAAGAAACTTTCGCAACATCATAACAAAGTTTGGCGGTGTGTCAGGATTTGCATACGCAATTTCTGTAAGTTGGACTCGAGCATAACTTGGATGAGCCGATAAAAGTAATTTATGATTTTTCCCTTTAGTACGGATAACTAAGATAATTTCATTTTCGTAAGGCTGATGAATTTTTGAAATCCGCCCTGTAGCTAAAGTCTCGGACAATTCGGAGACCATTGCATGAGTAAATACGCCATCAAATGACATAAACATCCCTCAATTCTATATACATAATAATACTATTATAACGGAGTTCTTTTTATTTATAAAGGAAGTGGGAAATAAAAGCTTGAGAATGTGAAATTGATGAATCTATTTTGTAAATGACTGCGCTTTCCTTTGTTTTTTAGTATAATGTGGGTAGATTTATTTCTCAGTTTTGCAAGCTAGTCTCTCGGGAAAAAGGGAAAGAATGCATGAAGTAAAAAACCTTAGCCATAATTTCTTATTTTTCTGTCGTGACTAACTGAGCCGCTACGCTTTTAAATTAGGGAGGAAAACGATATGGTAAAAAGATTAATCAGTGCGAGTTACAGTGAAGTAGCAAAAATGACAGCAGAAGAATTGAAACAATCGATCAAAGCGAGCGAAGGTCGAACGATTTTGTCAGAAAATGTTGTGATAGCGTCTCCTCAGGCCGGAGATATCAGTAATGCCGAGGTTGCTGCCGCATTTGGAGCAGATTTGATTTTGTTAAATGTTTTTGATTGCTTCAATCCCATCGTACAAGGGATTCCAGGTATGTCTTTTGAAGAGGTCATGAGCTATTGGCAAAATCCAGAAACAAACAAAATCAACCCAATTCCTATTTTGAAAGAGTTAGTAGGACGTCCAATTGGGGTAAATTTAGAACCAGTGGATGATTCATCAGCTATGTTTAGTGAAAAATTAACAATCAGTAATGGTCGTACAAGTTCAAAAGAGACGATTCAAAAAGCAGAGGAAATGGGTATTGACTTTATTTGTTTAACAGGAAATCCAGGAACAGGTGTAACTAACTTAGAAATTGCCAAAGCGGTTAAAATAGCAAAAGAAAATTTCTCTGGTTTGATTATCGCTGGGAAAATGCATAGTGCAGGATCAGATGAGCCAGTTGTTTCAACTGAGGCGGTTGAAGCATATGCTAAAGCAGGTGCAGATATTTTATTATTACCAGCAGTTGGAACGGTTCAAGGATTTACAGAAGAAGATATGAAAGCAGCTGTAGCAATCGCTAAAAAATATAATTTATTAACAATGTCAGCGATTGGGACGAGTCAAGAAAGTGCCAGCAAAGAAACAATTCGTCAAATCGCATTGACCAATAAAATTTGCGGAGTAGATATCCAACATATCGGTGATGCTGGCTATGGTGGACTTGCACCAGTTGAAAATATTTATGAAATGTCCGTTGCGATTCGTGGGATGCGTCATACGATTAATCGCATGGCGCGTTCAGTCAATCGATAAAATGAAAAACAAGAAGCTAAGAAAAAATAGCTTCTTGTTTTTTTAAGCATCTTGCCAAACTTGTTTTGCAGTTTCGACAACCAATCTAACTTTTGCCCATTGTTCCTCTTCTGTCAAATGATTTCCTTCTTCTGTAGAAGCAAAGCCACATTGAGGTGAAAGACACAAGTTTTCCAAAGGAATATAGGTTGAGGCTTCTGTAATTCGTTTCGTTAAACGTTCTCTTGACTCTAATTCAGGGAACTTAGAAGTAACTAATCCCAGAACAACTTTTTTAGCAGGTCCATTTTCATAGATTTGTGCTAATGGCTCAAATCCGCCAGAACGATCATCGTCATATTCTAAGAAATAGCCATCGATGTTCAACTCTGCTAAATAAGTAGCAACATGATCGTAAGGACCTGCAATCGCCCAGTCGGATTTATAATTACCGCGGCAAACATGCATTGTGATGGTTAAATCTTCAGGTAAACCTTTAAGCAATTGATTTACTACAGTAACCCCAGCCTCACATTGTTGTTGCCAGTGTTTGATTTCTTCATCGTTTTTAGCATTTTCAATGAAACCAGTATACATTCCCCAAGATGTATCATCTAGTTGAAGATAACGACAACCTAAATCATAAAATTTTAAAATTGTTTGATGATAGGCTTTAGCTAAATCGTCGATAAAGACGTTCTCATCTGTGTAACTTGCATAGGTAAAAGTATCACTTTTACGGTTAAATAGCAATGTTGGGGAAGGGATTGTTGCTTTAGCGAAGATTCCTTCTGGTGTATGCTCATTTAAAAATGTAAAAGCTTCAAAAAATGGATGATTCGGATTGAAAGTGACCTTATCTGAAATTTGATAAGAAGCAGCTCTTGTTTCCACAGCATTAAATTGATAGCCGTGTTCAGGCGTGGTTTGCTCAACACCATTTAAGCCCCAAAGAAAATCCAAATGCCACCAACTGCGACGAAATTCACCATCAGTTACTGCTTTTAAACCATTTGCAACTTGCTGATTGATCAGCTCGATGATTGCTTGATCTTCTATTATTTTTAATTCTTCAGCAGAAATTCTTTGATTTAAAAAATTTTCTCTTGCTGTTTTTAATGCTGCAGGTCGTAAAAAACTTCCCACTTGATCGTAACGAAATGGAATCTCTTTAATGGTTGTCATATTGTTGCCTCCTTTTTATTTTAAGCGTCTTGCCAAATTGCTTCAGCAATCGTTTTTACTAGTTCTATTTTTTTCCACTGATCTTCTTCAGTTAAATGATTGCCTTCATGTGTAGAGGCAAATCCGCATTGTGGAGATAAACAAATCTGATCTAAAGGAACAATTTGACTCGCTTCTTCAATGCGTTTGATAATATCAGCAGTATCTTCTAGTTGTCCCTTTTTGGTGGTGACTAATCCTAACACGATTCGTTGATCCCTCAAATCTTTAAGCGGTTCAAATCCACCAGAGCGTTCATCATCATATTCTAAGAAGAAACCATCAAATGCTTCAATGGAAAATAGATTTTTAGCAATGGTTTCATAAGAACCATTATATAGCCAATGAGACTGGAAATTCCCTTTGCAAAAATGGAAAGTAACTGCAAGGTCAGCGGGCTTATTTGCTAAGGATTTTTCTGTGACTTCTTGGAAATCACATAGTAATTGGTCAGCATCTAAGCCATTAACTGTAATCATGTCACGGAAGCGATCGTCGAATAATCCACCCCAACTTGTATCATCAAGTTGTAAATAGCGACAGCCAGCATCGTAAAATGCTTGAATCGCTTCTTGATAAGTTGTAATAAGATCTTTTTTGAATGCCTCCAAAGAGTTGTAAATTGGATTTTCATTGTATTGCTTTGAGAGAATCAGTGAATCTAAAAAAATCATATTTGGTCCAGGAATCGTCTGTTTTGCCAAGACAGGTGCAGCATGTTTTTGAGTAAATCGAAAATGCTCAAGAAATGGATGGTCTTTTGGAAAAGATAAAGGTCCACTAACATAAGTTCCTTGAGCTTGTGTAGCAATACCAAAGGCAGTTGTTTGAAAATCATAGACAGTGATACCGTTTAAACTTGCAATAAAATCTAAATGCCACCAACGTCGACGAAATTCACCATCTGTAATAGCGTGAAGACCGATTTTTTTTTGTTTTTCAATTAAATCAATAATTGTTTGATCTTCGATTTGGATCAATTGCTCTTTTGTTATTTTGCTATTTGCAAATGCATCACGTGCATTTTTCAATGATTCAGGCCGTAGAAAGCTGCCTACAATATCATATCGGAAAGGGACAAGTTGGTTGTTGTTCGGCATAATTATTCCTCCTTTTAAATCAGATGTGTTAAAAGAATACAAAAAAAGCCCAATACTTTTTTTGCAAAAGTAAAGGACGATTGATCGTGTTACCACCTTTAATTGAAAATCCCTCACGA is a genomic window of Enterococcus haemoperoxidus ATCC BAA-382 containing:
- a CDS encoding 5-methyltetrahydropteroyltriglutamate--homocysteine S-methyltransferase, whose translation is MTTIKEIPFRYDQVGSFLRPAALKTARENFLNQRISAEELKIIEDQAIIELINQQVANGLKAVTDGEFRRSWWHLDFLWGLNGVEQTTPEHGYQFNAVETRAASYQISDKVTFNPNHPFFEAFTFLNEHTPEGIFAKATIPSPTLLFNRKSDTFTYASYTDENVFIDDLAKAYHQTILKFYDLGCRYLQLDDTSWGMYTGFIENAKNDEEIKHWQQQCEAGVTVVNQLLKGLPEDLTITMHVCRGNYKSDWAIAGPYDHVATYLAELNIDGYFLEYDDDRSGGFEPLAQIYENGPAKKVVLGLVTSKFPELESRERLTKRITEASTYIPLENLCLSPQCGFASTEEGNHLTEEEQWAKVRLVVETAKQVWQDA
- the efbA gene encoding fibronectin-binding protein EfbA, with product MSFDGVFTHAMVSELSETLATGRISKIHQPYENEIILVIRTKGKNHKLLLSAHPSYARVQLTEIAYANPDTPPNFVMMLRKFLEGAILEKIHQIDNDRVIHFTFTKRDELGDLQNIVLIVELMGRHSTIVLINKENGKILDAIKHIGSSQNSYRSLLPGVEYIDPPKQDLQNPFLASKEKVFEILSKTSEINGKYLQGQFQGLGKDTADEIAFRLNERPNEKMLVWQSFWSSIENELAPTLTITEKKEFFTPLPFSSLEGKQENFVNLSKLLDTFYGGKAEKDRVKQQGGELIHKIENELKRNQSKVVKLQQTLADTEHAENYRRDGELLTTFMAQVPKGAEFVELPNYYEEDHLLKIKLNPALTPNQNAQKYFQKYQKLKNAVKVVHGQIEQANQEIGYLESVLSQLEIAGPMDIQMIREELIEQGYVKNRGAKKQKQPKKSKPEEFYSTDGSLILVGRNNLQNDQLTLRTAKKTDIWLHAKDIPGSHVIIKDTDPSKETLLEAANLAAYYSKYRLSAQVPVDYVQVKHVHKPNGAKPGYVIYENQKTIYVTPDEQLLETLKSAKQN
- a CDS encoding 5-methyltetrahydropteroyltriglutamate--homocysteine S-methyltransferase translates to MPNNNQLVPFRYDIVGSFLRPESLKNARDAFANSKITKEQLIQIEDQTIIDLIEKQKKIGLHAITDGEFRRRWWHLDFIASLNGITVYDFQTTAFGIATQAQGTYVSGPLSFPKDHPFLEHFRFTQKHAAPVLAKQTIPGPNMIFLDSLILSKQYNENPIYNSLEAFKKDLITTYQEAIQAFYDAGCRYLQLDDTSWGGLFDDRFRDMITVNGLDADQLLCDFQEVTEKSLANKPADLAVTFHFCKGNFQSHWLYNGSYETIAKNLFSIEAFDGFFLEYDDERSGGFEPLKDLRDQRIVLGLVTTKKGQLEDTADIIKRIEEASQIVPLDQICLSPQCGFASTHEGNHLTEEDQWKKIELVKTIAEAIWQDA
- a CDS encoding penicillin-binding transpeptidase domain-containing protein — its product is MKKIKDLINSRNLSTTKNRKRVGVIVLFLAVLIFLLFTIRLSYILITGKVAGTSLSEKTKELYEVHETLDAKRGSIFDKDGNVLVEDSSAFSLYAILDENYTDLEGKKLYVQEKDWATIAEIFEKHVKIEKEMTLKQLKPSVNEAGETVTTVEFGTNGKNLSFETKRSIEEELAKQKISGIYFREEKKRAYQVGNFASYFIGYTNTDDQGNEHGVMGIEEAYDEKLSGKNGSRSYEKNSAFGDVKPGSVKEKKRVDGSDIYTTLDSNLQFYLEELLDDAAQKYQPEHITATLMEAKTGNILATSQRPSFELDTRKGLDDPNTARWSNILVEDVYEPGSTMKSMMVASAIEENKFNESEQFPSGSIKVDDATINDWNNGVGEGNMTFRQGLAWSSNVGMVTLQERMPDLWQEYLKKFGFGQSTNFGLAGEAAGEIQNKTTVDRAMTSYGQGISVTHLQMLQAYTAIANGGKMLKPTIVSKVVSSNGEETITQPETVGTPISSETAGKVLEYMKDVTVDPKYGMGKEYAIDGINVSAKTGTAEFFENGAYQKQEYLHSVVTITPTEDPKYIFYMTLKKPLLEGISANDIISNVSNNLVKRAMVARD